The Terriglobus tenax genome contains a region encoding:
- a CDS encoding alginate export family protein, giving the protein MQVLSSGGIAVKRFDTQICVWIVRCIVAGFMAVLCSRGALAQYARYPTISGEARSIETSSMPRWAMMDFSLRSRTEGQTAVNQDRDKSAVYDLTRVRVGLRVEPAQWLNLYVQAQDAHALGLAKEQTAGNMKDTFDLRQALVSLRSGRMQLMVGRQPLRFADERLVGISDWTNVSRTFDGIVFRTEGDTRLTLFSSSVVNISPESFDRSAAGLHFHGALVSIDKAVPKTAIEPFVFVKTFSGVKSPLQKSSQETEATFGAFVAGNLPGRFFYRVTGALQRGSYAGQSIDAGGLIVRAGYTMEKVRWKPESSLEYDYATGDDGSDPTKRKTFDQLYPSNHNAFGLTDIFGWQNMKQRRVGVTVAPRKGLTVTAEAESLHLATVRDGVYSGGGGVLAAPGTKGFLSDDLGTGFDVYAKYITGNFVTNIGVGHYSPGAAVKDTDAGVPQTIAFLSFTYRFRLHSGDKGMKANHHHLPVGESNDR; this is encoded by the coding sequence GCGTTACCCAACGATCTCCGGTGAGGCGCGTTCGATTGAGACCTCGTCGATGCCGCGGTGGGCGATGATGGATTTTTCGCTGCGTTCGAGAACCGAAGGGCAGACGGCTGTGAACCAGGACCGGGATAAGTCTGCGGTGTATGACCTGACGCGCGTGCGCGTGGGACTCCGGGTGGAGCCGGCGCAATGGCTGAACCTGTATGTGCAGGCACAGGATGCCCATGCGCTTGGCCTGGCGAAGGAACAGACGGCAGGCAATATGAAAGACACCTTCGATCTGCGGCAGGCGCTTGTGTCTTTGCGTAGCGGCAGAATGCAGCTGATGGTGGGTCGCCAGCCACTTCGGTTTGCCGATGAACGGCTTGTGGGTATCAGCGACTGGACGAATGTGAGCCGTACGTTTGATGGCATCGTGTTCCGCACGGAGGGTGATACGCGCCTGACGTTGTTCAGCTCGTCGGTGGTGAATATCTCGCCGGAGAGCTTTGACCGGTCAGCTGCGGGCCTGCACTTTCATGGCGCGCTGGTATCGATTGACAAGGCTGTTCCGAAGACGGCGATTGAGCCGTTTGTGTTTGTGAAGACTTTCTCCGGGGTGAAGAGTCCGCTGCAGAAGTCCAGCCAGGAGACGGAGGCGACCTTCGGAGCGTTTGTCGCGGGGAACCTGCCGGGGCGCTTTTTCTATCGCGTTACGGGAGCGTTGCAGAGAGGCAGCTATGCCGGGCAGAGCATTGATGCAGGCGGCCTGATTGTGCGTGCCGGATACACCATGGAAAAGGTGCGATGGAAGCCGGAGTCAAGCCTTGAGTATGACTATGCGACGGGCGATGACGGTTCGGACCCGACGAAACGAAAGACTTTTGACCAGCTTTATCCGAGTAACCACAATGCGTTTGGACTGACGGATATTTTTGGCTGGCAGAACATGAAGCAGCGGCGCGTGGGCGTTACGGTTGCTCCCAGGAAGGGACTGACGGTCACGGCGGAAGCCGAGTCGCTGCACCTGGCGACGGTGCGCGATGGGGTGTACAGCGGTGGTGGCGGCGTGCTGGCGGCCCCGGGAACGAAGGGTTTTCTCTCGGATGATCTTGGAACGGGATTTGATGTGTATGCGAAGTACATTACGGGCAACTTCGTGACCAACATTGGCGTGGGCCATTATTCGCCGGGAGCAGCGGTGAAGGATACGGATGCGGGCGTGCCGCAGACGATTGCGTTTCTCTCGTTTACATATCGCTTCCGGCTGCATAGCGGCGATAAAGGCATGAAGGCGAACCATCATCATCTGCCGGTGGGCGAGTCAAACGATCGCTAA
- a CDS encoding sigma-54 interaction domain-containing protein: MEKIELVGSSRKMQNLEEDISMVAPIACCVLIQGETGTGKELVAKAIHDAGPRRHKPFIALNCAAIPAPLLESELFGHEKGAFTGAIAQTIGKFQAAHGGTLFLDEIGDMPLELQPKILRVLQERQVERLGSNRSMPVDVRVIAATHAPLEQMVVAKEFRADLFYRLNVYPIEVPALRSRRDDIPELVEHFVRVYAERLGKRINSVPANLLVALQQYHWPGNVRELQNFVERAVITSHGTTLEPRESSMRMLLDTTHEPATTLVAAERTHIERTLQETNWVIGGRYGAAMRLGLPRTTLLAKMKKLGLTRARTETHGLLSRAFPPVESMSMASFG; this comes from the coding sequence ATGGAAAAGATTGAACTCGTAGGATCAAGCCGGAAGATGCAGAACCTGGAAGAAGACATCAGCATGGTGGCTCCGATTGCCTGCTGCGTGTTGATTCAAGGCGAGACGGGCACTGGCAAGGAGCTGGTGGCCAAGGCGATCCATGATGCAGGTCCGCGCCGACACAAGCCGTTCATCGCGCTGAACTGCGCGGCTATTCCTGCTCCGCTGCTTGAGAGCGAGTTGTTCGGCCATGAGAAGGGCGCGTTTACCGGAGCGATTGCACAGACCATTGGCAAGTTCCAGGCGGCGCATGGCGGCACGCTCTTTCTTGATGAGATTGGAGATATGCCGCTGGAGCTGCAGCCGAAGATTCTGCGTGTGCTGCAGGAGCGCCAGGTAGAGCGGTTGGGAAGCAACCGTTCCATGCCTGTGGATGTGCGCGTGATTGCGGCAACACACGCTCCGCTGGAGCAGATGGTGGTGGCGAAGGAGTTTCGTGCGGACCTGTTCTACCGGCTGAATGTCTATCCTATTGAGGTTCCGGCGCTTCGCAGCCGTCGCGACGATATTCCGGAGCTGGTGGAGCACTTTGTGCGAGTGTATGCGGAGCGTCTGGGAAAAAGGATCAACTCTGTTCCGGCGAACCTGCTGGTAGCCCTGCAGCAGTACCACTGGCCCGGCAACGTGCGCGAGCTGCAGAACTTTGTGGAACGCGCCGTGATTACATCGCATGGGACGACGCTGGAGCCTCGCGAGTCGTCGATGAGAATGCTGCTGGATACCACACATGAGCCGGCGACCACGCTGGTTGCGGCAGAGCGGACCCATATTGAGCGGACGCTGCAGGAGACCAACTGGGTGATTGGCGGCCGATATGGCGCAGCCATGCGGCTTGGACTTCCGCGTACGACGCTGCTGGCGAAGATGAAGAAGCTTGGGCTGACGCGCGCCCGGACGGAGACGCATGGACTGCTGTCGCGGGCGTTTCCGCCGGTGGAATCGATGTCGATGGCGTCGTTTGGCTGA
- a CDS encoding PP2C family protein-serine/threonine phosphatase: MRYEFVLLCLGIVGCSVALLSIGAAIFLPTRSRLPFVWFGLFALLYSGSLLIRNHWLDLAFAWNGHTPAYLQRGFSLLAPLPLLLLLRGLYQLKSRSFAWLMVAYGAVAALTLAAIFLQSQPEILPLPGTALILGLPVCLLPGRDQLTARLRLASPIVTLGALLFFAGYAYDHARGMMYGHWTSILEPFGFLAFLLCLSNETLNAYATTRTQLTQLNTEMEAAGVIQQSILSKPVEHAGIRVAVRYLPMEALGGDFYDFPVQDDEELHILLADVIGHGIGAALVTSMVKAAVRTFAGDTSAPGPILTDLNAVLCSEARGQYVTATYFAIHRSNNSFSYTSAGHPPPLYWSAQQQRVVHLDSEGLLLGVRNHEQYTDTRFNTTAGDRLLIYTDGLSEASNAAGEEFGDHQLEALLRANSTQPPERFATLLQSALQAWTSNGTHNLQRDDITFLVVAFD, encoded by the coding sequence ATGAGATACGAATTCGTCCTTCTATGCCTCGGCATCGTTGGCTGCAGTGTCGCTCTGCTGTCCATCGGCGCCGCTATCTTTCTCCCGACACGCAGCCGGCTCCCCTTCGTATGGTTCGGGCTCTTCGCACTTCTTTACAGCGGCAGCCTGCTCATACGGAACCACTGGCTCGACCTCGCCTTTGCCTGGAACGGCCACACACCGGCCTATCTGCAACGGGGCTTCTCCCTGCTCGCGCCCCTGCCTCTGCTGCTCCTGCTGCGGGGGCTTTACCAGTTAAAGTCACGCTCGTTCGCATGGCTCATGGTGGCCTACGGCGCCGTCGCAGCGCTCACACTCGCGGCCATCTTCCTGCAGAGCCAGCCGGAGATCCTTCCTCTCCCCGGAACCGCGCTCATCCTCGGCCTGCCGGTCTGCCTCCTGCCCGGGCGCGACCAGCTCACCGCGCGTCTGCGACTGGCCTCGCCCATCGTCACCCTCGGTGCCCTGCTCTTCTTTGCCGGCTATGCCTATGACCACGCACGTGGCATGATGTACGGCCATTGGACCAGCATCCTGGAACCCTTCGGCTTCCTCGCATTTCTCCTCTGTCTCTCGAACGAAACCCTCAACGCCTACGCCACAACCAGAACCCAGCTCACGCAGCTCAACACCGAGATGGAAGCCGCCGGCGTCATTCAGCAGTCCATCCTGTCAAAGCCGGTTGAGCACGCAGGCATTCGCGTCGCCGTACGCTATCTCCCCATGGAAGCTCTGGGCGGAGACTTCTACGACTTTCCCGTCCAGGACGACGAGGAACTCCACATCCTTCTCGCCGACGTCATCGGCCATGGCATCGGAGCCGCTCTCGTAACCTCCATGGTCAAGGCAGCCGTGCGCACCTTTGCCGGCGATACCTCCGCGCCAGGCCCCATCTTGACAGACCTCAATGCCGTTCTATGTTCCGAGGCCAGGGGCCAGTACGTCACCGCCACATACTTCGCCATCCATCGCAGCAACAACAGCTTCTCCTACACCTCGGCCGGCCACCCGCCGCCGCTCTATTGGAGCGCGCAGCAGCAACGCGTCGTCCACCTGGACAGCGAAGGCCTCCTGCTGGGCGTTCGCAATCACGAGCAATATACCGACACGCGCTTCAACACTACCGCGGGAGACCGCCTCCTTATCTACACAGACGGACTTTCCGAAGCATCCAACGCGGCAGGCGAAGAGTTCGGAGATCATCAGCTCGAAGCTCTGCTGCGCGCAAACAGCACGCAGCCCCCGGAACGCTTTGCCACACTGCTGCAGTCCGCCCTGCAGGCATGGACCTCAAACGGCACTCACAACCTGCAGAGAGACGACATCACCTTCCTCGTCGTCGCCTTTGATTAG
- a CDS encoding cupin domain-containing protein produces the protein MSEPTNKKDNMMYPSRRSFLGAGSAAIAAAAIAALPAHGQSRQNVDKAEHDHSVSNPGQENQNLLAQNPNSNTPPPSDFGDVGPIWYSFDLVKKRIQEGGWTHQVTQREFPTSTEIAGVNMRLTAGSYREMHWHTADEWAYMLYGNARVTVLNPDGTIFIDDVSEGDLWVFPAGYPHSIQGLGPDGCEFLLVFNQGAFSEDNTFLLSEWVAHTPTDVLKKNFGLPESELQKLPTGSLYIFPSDLPKSLAEDKAQVGGRKVESTPQYTFKMRSMEPTKKTAGGEVRVVDSSNFPTSKHIAAGLVIVKPGAMRELHWHPNASEWQFYIKGKARMTVFMPVGNARTMDYNANDVGFVPAVAGHYVENTGDTDLVFLEMFATDRFMDISLNSWIRRTPVETVSAHLNLDAETIAKIPAEKQEVIR, from the coding sequence ATGAGCGAGCCAACGAACAAGAAAGACAACATGATGTATCCATCACGGAGAAGTTTCCTTGGAGCAGGTTCGGCTGCGATTGCTGCTGCCGCCATTGCGGCGCTGCCTGCTCATGGCCAGTCTCGCCAGAATGTTGATAAGGCGGAGCATGATCATTCCGTCAGCAACCCGGGGCAGGAGAACCAGAACCTGCTGGCACAGAACCCGAATTCGAACACGCCTCCGCCGAGCGACTTCGGGGATGTGGGTCCGATCTGGTACTCGTTTGACCTGGTGAAGAAGCGTATCCAGGAAGGCGGCTGGACGCACCAGGTAACACAGCGTGAGTTCCCGACCTCGACCGAGATTGCCGGCGTGAACATGCGCCTGACGGCCGGCAGCTACCGTGAGATGCATTGGCATACCGCCGATGAGTGGGCGTACATGCTGTACGGCAATGCTCGCGTGACAGTGCTGAACCCGGATGGAACGATCTTTATTGACGATGTGAGCGAAGGCGATCTGTGGGTGTTCCCGGCTGGCTATCCGCACTCGATCCAGGGCCTGGGCCCGGATGGCTGCGAGTTCCTGCTGGTGTTCAACCAGGGCGCGTTCTCGGAAGACAATACGTTCCTGCTGTCAGAGTGGGTTGCCCATACCCCGACGGACGTTCTGAAGAAGAACTTCGGTCTGCCGGAGAGCGAGCTGCAGAAGCTGCCGACGGGATCGCTGTACATCTTCCCGAGCGATCTGCCGAAGTCGCTTGCTGAGGACAAGGCGCAGGTGGGTGGACGCAAGGTGGAGTCGACGCCGCAGTACACCTTCAAGATGCGTTCGATGGAGCCGACGAAGAAGACGGCAGGTGGCGAGGTCCGCGTGGTGGACTCGAGCAACTTCCCGACCTCGAAGCACATTGCCGCGGGCCTGGTGATTGTGAAGCCGGGTGCGATGCGTGAGCTGCACTGGCATCCGAATGCCTCAGAGTGGCAGTTCTACATCAAGGGCAAGGCGCGTATGACGGTGTTCATGCCGGTGGGCAATGCGCGCACCATGGACTACAACGCCAATGACGTGGGCTTTGTGCCAGCGGTAGCCGGACACTATGTCGAGAATACGGGCGACACGGACCTGGTCTTCCTGGAGATGTTTGCGACGGACCGCTTCATGGACATCTCGCTGAATAGCTGGATCCGCCGTACGCCGGTGGAGACGGTATCTGCCCACCTGAACCTGGATGCGGAAACCATTGCGAAGATTCCTGCGGAGAAGCAGGAGGTTATTCGCTAA